The following are encoded in a window of Harmonia axyridis chromosome 7, icHarAxyr1.1, whole genome shotgun sequence genomic DNA:
- the LOC123685148 gene encoding caseinolytic peptidase B protein homolog — MNLLRKRSFIRSCLEYILRNKKNTCTILRKSIHNQGCNFSAISSKKLVYYHETANRDYTSLICALGIGLVFCDSIFSGKEKRFFQAVKYGNLSDVSLFIKEKYNVNSRHPLGWTPLMLAVVNDRFAVVNLLLKAGADPNLQEEFINIGRTAHEKRIHPIEVLMTRENEFSTDLNTKATYLGFSALHYAALIDNLDIVRILVEHGANPCLKNDIGHLPIMYAKEGPVKKYLEEQSAKYAEKEKLRDLEERRRFPLEKRLKQFIVGQEGAIRTVASTVRRKENGWTDDNHPLVFLFLGSSGIGKTELAKQLAAYIHKNKPECFIRLDMSEYQEKHEVAKLIGAPPGYVGHDDGGQLTKQLKACNNAVVLFDEVDKAHPDVLTVLLQLFDEGRLTDGKGKTIECKEAIFIMTSNLASDEIAQYGLHLRKEIERQKKELLDNKSDLTISDDIQVTRKFKDEVVKPILKRHFKRDEFLGRINEIVYFLPFSRNELMELVGKELKLWAERAEKKHKISLQWDRTVESALADGYDVHYGARSIKYEVERRVVNQIALAHERGCLNKGCTVSVSVLWKEQSDSPEFRLKVKRKGVKDWIELDHFSAPLENVNNIF; from the exons ATGAATCTTCTACGAAAACGCTCATTTATTCGAAGTTGTCTCGAGTACATtctgagaaataaaaaaaatacatgtaCAATTCTTAGGAAGAGCATTCATAACCAAGGCTGTAATTTTTCTGCGATATCATCCAAGAAGTTAGTTTATTATCATGAAACTGCTAACAGGGACTACACATCACTAATATGTGCGTTAGGCATTGGGTTGGTATTTTGTGATTCTATATTCAGCGGAAAGGAAAAACGCTTTTTTCAAGCTGTTAAATATGGAAATTTATCCGATGTATCTCTATTTATTAAGGAAAAATATAATGTGAATAGTAGACACCCTTTAGGATGGACACCTTTAATGTTAGCTGTAGTGAATGACAGATTTGCTGTTGTAAACTTATTACTCAAAGCAGGTGCCGACCCAAATCTGCAAGAAGAGTTTATAAATATTGGTAGAACAGCACATGAAAAAAGAATACACCCTATTGAAG TTTTGATGACACGGGAAAACGAGTTTTCTACCGACTTAAATACAAAAGCTACTTACCTAGGATTCTCTGCACTTCATTATGCTGCTCTCATAGATAACTTAGATATTGTAAGAATTTTAGTTGAGCATGGAGCCAACCCTTGTCTCAAAAATGATATTGGCCATCTTCCTATAATGTATGCAAAAGAAGGTCCAGTTAAAAAATACTTAGAAGAACAGAGTGCGAAG taTGCTGAGAAAGAGAAACTTAGAGATTTGGAAGAGAGAAGAAGATTCCCTCTGGAGAAGCGTCTCAAACAATTTATAGTAGGACAAGAAGGAGCAATAAGAACAGTTGCCTCGA CTGTTAGACGTAAGGAAAATGGTTGGACCGATGATAATCATCCTCTAGTATTCTTATTCCTTGGATCTTCAGGAATTGGAAAAACTGAACTCGCCAAACAATTGGCTGCTTACATACATAAAAACAAACCAGAATGTTTCATTCGTCTAGATATGTCAGAATACCAAGAGAAACATgag GTAGCAAAATTGATAGGTGCTCCGCCAGGGTATGTAGGTCACGATGATGGTGGACAACTCACCAAACAACTTAAAGCTTGTAATAATGCAGTTGTATTATTTGATGAAGTGGATAAAGCTCATCCAGATGTCTTAACTGTTCTTTTACAATTGTTTGATGAAGGCAGATTAacagatggtaaaggaaaaacAATTGAGTGTAAGGAAGCAATATTCATTATGACGTCTAACCTTGCAAGTGATGAAATTGCACAGTACGGGTTGCATTTGAGGAAAGAAATTGAGAGACAGAAAAAAGAACTTCTAGATAATAAATCAG ATTTGACAATATCCGATGATATTCAGGTCACTAGGAAATTCAAAGACGAAGTGGTGAAACCAATTCTCAAAAGACATTTCAAACGGGATGAATTTCTGGGGAGGATAAATGAAATTGTATACTTCTTACCATTTTCAAGGAATGAACTGATGGAATTAGTTGGAAAAGAGTTGAAACTTTGGGCAGAAAGA gctgaaaaaaaacataaaatttcattgCAATGGGATAGAACTGTGGAATCAGCTCTGGCAGATGGTTATGATGTACATTATGGAGCTAGATCTATCAAGTATGAAGTTGAAAGAAGAGTGGTGAATCAAATTGCTTTAGCTCACGAAAGGGGATGTTTAAATAAGGGATGCACAGTGAGTGTTTCAGTACTTTGGAAAGAACAAAGCGATTCTCCTGAATTCAGATTGAAAGTTAAAAGGAAAGGTGTCAAGGATTGGATAGAATTGGACCACTTCAGTGCACCTCTGGAAAATGTTAACAATATATTTTAA